The Methanophagales archaeon genomic interval AGACCTGGACAGGGATGGATACATGGAAACAATCGTTGGCTCTTATGATGGTAAACTTTATGTTTTCAACTCTACCGGAGCGCTGAAATGGAACCTCACGGCAGGAGGTGCTATTCATTCCACGCCTGCGATTGATGACATAGATAAAGATGCTGAATTAGAAATCGTAGTTGGATCTATGGGCGGTAACCTCTACGCCATTGATGCTGAAGGCAAAGTAAAATGGAACAACACAAATGAATCTTGGATTTGGATGAAGTCCTCACCTGCTATTGCAGACATAGACAAGGACGGAAGTATGGAAATTGTGGCGTGTTCTTACGGATATGATGATTCCAGCCCCGCAATTCATGTTCTCAATTACATGGGGGAAGAAAAGTGGCAGCATTCGATAGATGTTTACGGAGGTTGGTCAGAGTCTTCACCAGCCGTTGCAGACATGGACAAGGATGGTGGCATGGAAATTGTAGTGGGGGCTACTATGGGACTCCATGTTATCAACACCGCTGGTCAAGAGGAATGGAATCATTCATGGATGTATGGTATATACTCCTCCCCAACTATTGGAGATATAGACAACGATGGCGAGATGGAAATTGTCGTGGGCTTTGACTCGTTAGCTGAATGCTACATAAATGATGATCAACTTCTCATTTTCAATTCTACCGGACATTTAGAATGGAACCTCACAGCAGGATTCTCAGTTTCTTCTTCGCCAGCAATTGCAGATCTAGATGGAGATGGAGAAATTGAGCTAATATTTGGGGCAAGTGTTGTGGGATGTGATAGTTGCAATACAACTATTTGCAATCTCACCAGTTGTAATTTAACCTATTGTAATATGACCGATTGTCATACGCTTTATGGAGTACTCTTTGTCCTTAACTCCACGGGACAGGTAGAATGGATTTATGAAACCACAGGTAGTATTGACTCTTCCCCCGCAATTGCTGATTTAGACGGTGAGGGGGATATGGAGATAATAGTTGGGTCTAACGATGGCAAACTCTATATTTTCAACTCCACCGGACAGGTAGAATGGAACTATCAAACCGGTGGTGCTGTTTATTCTTCTCCTGCAATTGCAGATATAAATAATGATGGCAATCTGGAAATAATCGTTGGGTCTGAGGATGGGAAAATATATGCGTTCGGAACTCATTAAAATGGATGAGGAATATCGGAGGGTAGGAAACAAATGAAGAAAAAAAGGATTGTAATCTCAACTGTACTGATAGCAATAGTGTTTTTGTGTTTTGCGCCGACTGTTTCCGCAAATAATTAATCATGGGTTTCTTTGGACGGTGGTAACTCGACAATTCCTGATATAGAGGTATTGAAATCAGATTTTACTGGCGTTGCTCTAAATATCACTGTTCATGGCATGGAAGTAGAACAAAAGGAGGTTGATAATGAGACATTCCAACTTTTGACCATTCCTGAACATGGCTACTTATATAGAATAGGAGAACCACAAGTACCGGCAATAAGGATGTTTTTAGCAGTTCCGCCAGATGCTGAAGAAATAAACGTGAGTATTTTAGATCGTGAATATTCATTGCTATCCGGTTATTATGTTTATCCTGCTCAAGAGCCACCACCTGAGCACTACACAGCCTCAAACTTCACAATAAACCAAACCATTTATTCGACGAATAGTTTTTATCCAGAAAAAGTAGTAAGCATTAGTTATTCGGGATGGCTGCGTGATTATAGGTTTATTCAACTGGAAGTGTGTCCGATATTGTTTAACCCTGTAACTGAAGAACTCAGAGTTTACCATCATTTAGAAGTGGAAATAGAGTTTATCGAAACTGAAGAAGGCATTGCAGGAACAACAAGGCCGGGTTATGAGAATATTTACAAAAGCAC includes:
- a CDS encoding PQQ-like beta-propeller repeat protein, giving the protein VTIYNVSKLYTYPCPGTGGHTEYVAFYSDPNRTEKITEGHWEGYNGDWHNVSFSPFTMYADHTYYYTIKTGSYPQIHHAPVVEAEGGMGIINCTSFVDANGRSYTNWIPAIRLVGESVNKTFGVKETEWPMFHHDLNHTGCTPATGNASVKDYGLLWSYTTDDKVLSSPVIADLDRDGYMETIVGSYDGKLYVFNSTGALKWNLTAGGAIHSTPAIDDIDKDAELEIVVGSMGGNLYAIDAEGKVKWNNTNESWIWMKSSPAIADIDKDGSMEIVACSYGYDDSSPAIHVLNYMGEEKWQHSIDVYGGWSESSPAVADMDKDGGMEIVVGATMGLHVINTAGQEEWNHSWMYGIYSSPTIGDIDNDGEMEIVVGFDSLAECYINDDQLLIFNSTGHLEWNLTAGFSVSSSPAIADLDGDGEIELIFGASVVGCDSCNTTICNLTSCNLTYCNMTDCHTLYGVLFVLNSTGQVEWIYETTGSIDSSPAIADLDGEGDMEIIVGSNDGKLYIFNSTGQVEWNYQTGGAVYSSPAIADINNDGNLEIIVGSEDGKIYAFGTH